One segment of Campylobacter hominis ATCC BAA-381 DNA contains the following:
- a CDS encoding VirB4 family type IV secretion/conjugal transfer ATPase has product MTQSFVPMPKVEAKGNIDKQRKRLVAAEDDAISQIEELDTALDNLVSGELNFGKYHLSLVVFGDSVNEVEKNANKIMKPLGDLGFLTTLASIALPATYFSQFPANFGIRPRIHTLSTLNFASLVSFHNFAKGKRSNNQWGDAVTIFKTPNKQPFYFNFHETRKNKKDFSSDTFLLANTLIIGKSGGGKTVLMGFLLDQLQKYADKNTFAPGTPEDKKNATFFFLDKDKGASANIFASGGKYLTIDAGKPTGFNPFMVDNTAENIRKLQTLMKMLVTRNDEILTTLEEESLNNAVTYVMHRFEKDERNYGISLMLEHLTERNDERNSLKSRLKLWSQDNKFGWVFDNEIDELNFNDIDVNIYGIDGTDLLKDSEINCMVAYYILWRIMDLTDGRRFALIIDEAWDWIQNDIVAKEVFNKQKTIRKQNGFVVLGTQSVEDFAKSKIATAVIEQSATILLLANPQAKKVDYVDRLNLSEEEFEFVKNVDPNKYKFLVRKNTGEKSIVSLDLSSVGKENLAILSTGSTFVDEVEKIINDKSKNYNEKLENLRNLYRS; this is encoded by the coding sequence ATGACACAAAGTTTTGTTCCAATGCCAAAAGTGGAAGCAAAAGGAAATATTGATAAACAAAGAAAAAGATTAGTTGCCGCAGAAGATGATGCAATAAGTCAAATAGAAGAATTAGATACCGCATTAGATAATTTAGTCAGCGGAGAATTAAATTTTGGAAAATATCATCTTTCTTTAGTGGTTTTTGGTGATAGTGTAAATGAAGTTGAAAAAAATGCAAATAAAATAATGAAACCTTTGGGAGATTTGGGTTTTTTGACAACATTAGCCAGTATTGCTCTACCTGCTACATATTTTTCGCAATTTCCAGCTAATTTTGGCATTAGACCAAGAATCCATACACTATCTACTTTAAATTTTGCTAGTTTAGTATCTTTCCATAATTTCGCAAAAGGCAAGAGAAGCAATAACCAATGGGGAGATGCAGTAACAATATTTAAAACACCAAATAAACAGCCATTCTACTTTAATTTTCACGAAACTAGAAAAAATAAAAAAGACTTTTCTAGCGACACTTTTTTATTGGCAAATACTTTAATTATTGGAAAAAGTGGTGGGGGAAAAACAGTTCTTATGGGGTTTTTATTAGATCAACTTCAGAAATATGCAGATAAAAATACTTTTGCACCAGGAACACCTGAAGATAAAAAGAATGCTACATTTTTCTTTTTAGATAAAGATAAAGGTGCTAGTGCAAACATATTTGCAAGTGGCGGAAAGTATTTGACAATAGATGCTGGAAAACCAACTGGTTTCAATCCTTTTATGGTAGATAATACAGCAGAAAATATTAGAAAATTACAAACCTTAATGAAAATGCTTGTAACCAGAAATGATGAAATTTTGACTACTCTAGAAGAAGAAAGTTTAAATAACGCCGTAACTTATGTTATGCATCGTTTTGAAAAAGATGAAAGAAATTATGGAATTTCTTTAATGCTAGAACACTTAACAGAACGAAATGATGAAAGAAATTCTTTAAAATCTCGTTTAAAACTTTGGTCGCAAGACAATAAATTTGGTTGGGTATTTGATAATGAAATAGATGAGCTTAATTTCAATGATATAGATGTAAACATATATGGAATTGACGGAACAGATTTATTAAAAGATAGTGAAATAAATTGTATGGTTGCCTACTATATTCTTTGGAGAATTATGGATTTAACCGATGGTAGAAGATTTGCTCTTATAATCGATGAAGCTTGGGATTGGATTCAAAATGACATTGTTGCAAAAGAAGTTTTTAATAAACAAAAAACTATTAGAAAACAAAATGGTTTTGTAGTTCTTGGAACCCAAAGCGTAGAAGATTTTGCAAAGTCAAAAATAGCAACAGCGGTAATAGAACAAAGTGCAACAATACTACTTTTAGCTAATCCACAAGCAAAAAAAGTGGATTATGTAGATAGATTAAACTTAAGTGAAGAAGAATTTGAGTTTGTAAAAAACGTAGATCCAAATAAATATAAATTTCTAGTTAGAAAAAATACTGGCGAAAAATCAATTGTAAGTTTAGATTTGAGCAGTGTTGGAAAAGAAAATCTAGCAATTCTTTCTACTGGCTCTACCTTTGTTGATGAAGTTGAAAAAATAATTAATGATAAATCTAAAAATTATAATGAAAAATTAGAAAATTTAAGAAATCTTTATAGGAGTTAA
- a CDS encoding NAD(P)H-quinone oxidoreductase subunit 3 — protein MTHMMTEHPYFGAFFMLIFAFTAFLLITNLATFVGKKFANRKDERLKNTIYESGPESVKQQNRIDSHFFLVALLFILFDVEIVFMFPWAVDFKILGTFGLIEMCLFIVILVIGFVYAWKKGALEWQSIK, from the coding sequence ATGACACATATGATGACGGAGCATCCTTATTTCGGAGCTTTTTTTATGCTTATTTTTGCGTTTACCGCATTTTTACTTATCACGAATTTAGCTACTTTTGTAGGCAAAAAATTTGCAAATCGCAAAGATGAAAGACTTAAAAATACGATTTATGAAAGCGGACCGGAGAGCGTGAAACAGCAAAACCGTATTGATTCACACTTTTTTTTAGTTGCACTTTTGTTTATTTTATTTGATGTTGAAATTGTTTTTATGTTTCCGTGGGCTGTGGATTTTAAAATTTTAGGTACATTCGGGCTTATTGAAATGTGCCTGTTTATAGTTATTTTGGTTATCGGATTTGTTTATGCATGGAAAAAAGGAGCGTTGGAGTGGCAAAGCATAAAATAG
- a CDS encoding NuoB/complex I 20 kDa subunit family protein, with protein sequence MEKRSVGVAKHKIDYTRENGLPVVLTTIDKLVNWGRSNSLWAMNYGLACCAIEMMATGASRYDFDRFGTIFRASAKQSEVMVIAGTLSKKHAELARRLYDAMPEPKWVISMGSCANTGGMFNTYAVVQGCDRIIPVDIYLPGCAPRPETLQYALMILQKKIRREKANRNQLPKRLV encoded by the coding sequence ATGGAAAAAAGGAGCGTTGGAGTGGCAAAGCATAAAATAGACTATACACGCGAAAACGGACTTCCGGTCGTGCTTACTACAATTGATAAATTGGTTAATTGGGGTAGAAGCAATTCACTTTGGGCGATGAATTACGGACTTGCTTGCTGTGCAATAGAAATGATGGCAACAGGAGCCAGCAGATACGATTTTGACAGATTCGGCACAATTTTCAGAGCTTCGGCAAAACAGAGTGAAGTTATGGTGATAGCAGGAACTTTAAGTAAAAAACATGCCGAGCTTGCGCGTCGTCTGTATGATGCCATGCCTGAACCTAAATGGGTTATTTCGATGGGAAGCTGCGCAAACACAGGCGGTATGTTTAACACTTACGCCGTTGTGCAAGGTTGCGATAGAATAATTCCTGTAGATATTTATTTACCTGGATGTGCGCCGCGCCCGGAAACTCTTCAATATGCGCTTATGATTTTACAAAAGAAAATTCGCCGCGAAAAAGCAAACAGAAATCAATTACCAAAAAGGCTTGTTTAA
- a CDS encoding NADH-quinone oxidoreductase subunit C: MRKFEPKDDKSKKNYYDYRFFVPKESIKIPVNETKFIDDLNALKDFKILKSYVEFDNLVLFCEKDDNLKILKELKNLGYTILCELSGVDFITSRGGIEVFYQLLDMTRIRRARLKCFVPQKEFLNSATQLFKSANWAERELYDMLGVWIKDHPNLSRILMPDDWYGHPLLKSYPLQGDNFAKWYEIDKIFGKERREEFGEENRDSAFVDSKDTFNFSQIYHETEYGGNRPEKEYLQEYQEDGGVPFVKRAKRDKFKIIKKRK; this comes from the coding sequence ATGAGAAAATTTGAACCGAAAGATGATAAAAGCAAAAAAAATTATTATGATTATAGATTTTTTGTACCTAAAGAAAGTATTAAAATTCCTGTAAATGAGACAAAATTTATTGATGATTTAAATGCCTTGAAAGATTTTAAAATCTTAAAATCTTACGTGGAATTTGATAATCTTGTGCTGTTTTGTGAAAAAGATGATAATCTTAAAATTTTAAAAGAGCTCAAAAATCTCGGCTATACGATACTTTGCGAACTTTCGGGCGTTGATTTTATTACAAGTCGCGGGGGAATCGAGGTTTTTTATCAACTTCTTGATATGACTAGAATTCGTCGTGCAAGGCTAAAATGTTTTGTTCCGCAAAAAGAGTTTTTAAATTCGGCCACCCAGCTTTTTAAAAGCGCTAATTGGGCGGAGCGCGAACTATACGATATGTTAGGTGTTTGGATTAAAGACCATCCGAATTTGTCAAGAATTCTTATGCCGGATGATTGGTATGGACACCCGCTTTTAAAATCATATCCGCTTCAAGGCGATAATTTTGCAAAATGGTATGAGATAGATAAAATTTTCGGAAAAGAGCGCAGGGAAGAGTTCGGCGAAGAAAATAGAGATTCAGCTTTTGTTGATAGTAAAGATACTTTTAATTTTTCGCAAATTTACCACGAAACGGAATACGGCGGTAATAGACCTGAGAAGGAATATTTGCAGGAATATCAGGAAGACGGCGGAGTGCCTTTTGTAAAACGTGCAAAAAGAGATAAATTTAAAATAATCAAAAAGAGAAAATAA
- the nuoD gene encoding NADH dehydrogenase (quinone) subunit D, which translates to MQDPNKLRPFFENVEFNREGSNMILNFGPQHPSAHGQLKLVLEVDGEKIIKARPGIGYMHRGVEKMAENMIYQEFVPVTDRVDYIAAGSNNYGFCATVEKLCGIDVPRRAQIIRTMLLELNRIASHLLFLGTHALDIGAMTVFLYTFREREYVLDLIEKYSGARLTHHNVKIGGMFVDLPDGWLDELLAFCEKFPRDIADYEALLDTNRIWLLRTQNVGVITKEQALSCGCSGVMLRASGYKWDIRKEEPYLIYDELDFDVPYAEAGDCYARYKCYVQEMRESVKILTQCVPLYKASEPKILADSPEFVSAGKEQLMSQNYSLMQHFVLITQGLKPPEGEIYLATESPKGELGFYIYSVGESSPYRLKIRCPSFWHCAIYEEIMPGQYIADVTAIIGSSNIILGEVDR; encoded by the coding sequence ATGCAAGATCCGAACAAACTAAGACCGTTTTTTGAAAATGTGGAATTTAACCGTGAGGGTTCGAATATGATATTAAATTTCGGCCCACAACATCCTAGTGCGCACGGACAGCTTAAGCTTGTGCTTGAAGTTGACGGCGAAAAAATCATCAAGGCTCGCCCCGGAATCGGCTATATGCACCGTGGAGTGGAAAAAATGGCGGAAAATATGATTTATCAGGAGTTTGTGCCGGTTACCGATAGGGTTGATTATATTGCCGCAGGTTCAAATAATTACGGCTTTTGCGCTACGGTAGAAAAACTTTGCGGTATTGATGTTCCACGTCGCGCACAAATCATTCGTACGATGCTTCTTGAATTAAACAGAATCGCCTCTCACCTTCTTTTTTTGGGCACACACGCCCTTGATATCGGTGCTATGACCGTATTTTTATATACTTTCAGAGAGCGCGAATACGTGCTTGATTTAATAGAAAAATATTCCGGTGCGCGCTTAACTCATCATAATGTAAAAATAGGCGGAATGTTTGTTGATTTACCGGATGGTTGGCTTGACGAGCTGCTAGCGTTTTGCGAAAAATTTCCAAGAGACATCGCCGACTATGAAGCACTTTTGGATACTAATAGAATTTGGCTTTTAAGAACTCAGAATGTAGGTGTTATTACAAAAGAACAGGCGCTAAGCTGCGGGTGCTCGGGCGTAATGTTAAGAGCTAGCGGCTATAAATGGGATATTAGAAAAGAAGAACCGTATTTAATCTATGATGAACTTGACTTTGACGTGCCTTATGCAGAGGCTGGCGATTGCTACGCAAGATATAAATGTTACGTACAGGAGATGCGAGAAAGTGTTAAAATTTTAACTCAATGCGTGCCGCTTTATAAAGCAAGCGAACCGAAAATTTTAGCCGATTCGCCTGAGTTTGTAAGTGCCGGCAAAGAGCAGCTTATGAGTCAAAATTATTCTCTTATGCAACATTTTGTGCTTATTACGCAAGGATTAAAACCGCCTGAAGGTGAAATTTATTTAGCAACGGAAAGCCCTAAGGGTGAGCTTGGATTTTATATTTATTCGGTAGGAGAGAGTTCTCCATATCGCTTAAAAATCAGATGTCCAAGTTTTTGGCATTGCGCCATTTATGAAGAGATTATGCCCGGTCAATATATAGCGGATGTTACGGCAATTATAGGAAGCTCAAACATTATTCTCGGCGAGGTGGATAGATGA
- a CDS encoding NADH-ubiquinone oxidoreductase subunit E family protein yields MKRYDLRHLGKNFLNRMGEIIKNSQNGEVIIFIFEIGDFSGVQQSADLVEALNSTLLNSLQFNQVDWTIIVKKGKI; encoded by the coding sequence ATGAAACGCTATGATTTAAGACATTTGGGCAAAAATTTTCTAAACCGTATGGGAGAAATCATAAAAAATTCACAAAACGGCGAAGTTATAATTTTTATTTTTGAGATTGGCGATTTTAGCGGCGTGCAACAAAGTGCAGATTTAGTTGAGGCTTTAAATTCCACACTTTTAAATTCGCTGCAATTTAATCAAGTAGATTGGACGATAATCGTAAAAAAGGGCAAAATATGA
- a CDS encoding NADH-quinone oxidoreductase subunit G, which translates to MKITINGQVCECEENEYILNVARANGIFIPALCYVSCASPTLACRLCVGEIDGKRVYTCNAKAKDGMLVITDTPELNEERKAIMQTYCINHPLECGVCDQSGECELQNFVHYMGVNEQKYAIKDTHKPCKKWGVISYSPSLCIVCERCIKTCKDKIGESALKTVPRGGDNVDKSLKESMPKEAFAVWNKFQKNLIAPASGETLECSKCGECVAVCPVGALTSSDFKYKSNAWELNKIPASNPHSSDCELIYYDVKQSSIENRAPKIYRVSNDFYFGWLNGAARFGFDFSNKNAVRDEKLFDKIVFALKNKEIKTIKFNSFITNEEARILELFRQNFGIKLVNDEAFKFQKFMKNFTEKSGENLYSANSTDVANSDFIIVAGSFLRSDAPNLSYKVNNALKIKKSAGLYFHPVSDKVVQNFSKNFIQIKHDAKFDIEILLFILKKFGQNLPEWLNKNLDQNFSELLDLNETKIDEILAERQNFTLIIGEDFVCSKNAEILAKLTGFIAKFTPFKILIIPPRTNSLGVSLICELSEKSEGKTFGYNEEGDYSFGVFKDLQAPALSQQEGTFTNYDKRVVPTNAALPFCGFELNDFAKSLGFGKKFTIDFTQDLGKNFKNIKFDDLENCYSDSGENQRGYELEILKQDADLSEFEIKNENENLKDFIYAANPINEFSEFSAIAFNEKAKFIVGSEFLQMHNIKKDEILTLKINGIEISLPTEENNEFGGILLPYFDSKIPANEIFTDSRFCDFEIVKGGENE; encoded by the coding sequence ATAAAAATAACGATAAACGGACAAGTTTGCGAATGCGAAGAAAATGAATATATACTAAATGTAGCAAGAGCCAACGGAATTTTTATTCCGGCGCTTTGTTATGTGAGCTGCGCTTCTCCCACACTTGCATGTCGTCTTTGTGTCGGCGAAATCGATGGTAAACGCGTATATACCTGCAATGCGAAAGCAAAAGATGGAATGCTGGTGATAACCGATACGCCCGAATTGAATGAAGAGCGAAAAGCGATAATGCAAACTTATTGTATAAACCATCCGCTTGAATGTGGCGTTTGCGATCAAAGCGGCGAGTGTGAACTTCAAAATTTTGTCCATTACATGGGCGTAAATGAGCAAAAATACGCTATCAAAGATACGCATAAACCTTGTAAAAAATGGGGAGTCATAAGTTACAGTCCAAGTCTTTGCATAGTTTGCGAAAGATGCATAAAAACCTGCAAGGATAAAATCGGTGAAAGTGCGCTGAAAACAGTTCCTAGAGGTGGCGATAATGTGGATAAAAGCTTAAAGGAAAGCATGCCGAAAGAAGCTTTTGCTGTTTGGAATAAATTTCAAAAAAATCTTATAGCTCCTGCCAGCGGCGAAACTTTGGAATGTTCAAAATGCGGCGAATGCGTGGCTGTTTGTCCTGTTGGAGCTTTGACAAGTAGCGATTTCAAGTATAAATCAAATGCGTGGGAACTTAATAAAATTCCTGCTTCAAATCCGCATAGCAGCGACTGTGAGCTTATTTATTACGATGTAAAACAAAGCAGTATAGAAAATAGGGCGCCAAAAATTTACCGCGTCAGCAATGATTTTTATTTCGGTTGGTTAAACGGTGCTGCCAGATTCGGTTTTGATTTTAGCAATAAAAATGCCGTGAGAGATGAAAAACTTTTTGATAAAATCGTTTTTGCTTTAAAAAATAAAGAGATAAAAACTATAAAATTTAATAGCTTTATAACAAATGAAGAAGCACGAATTTTAGAGCTTTTCAGACAAAATTTCGGTATAAAATTAGTAAATGACGAAGCGTTTAAATTTCAAAAATTTATGAAAAATTTTACCGAAAAAAGTGGAGAAAATCTTTACAGCGCAAATTCGACCGATGTGGCAAACAGTGATTTTATCATAGTTGCAGGCTCATTTTTAAGAAGCGATGCGCCGAATTTAAGTTATAAAGTAAATAATGCTTTGAAAATAAAAAAAAGTGCAGGACTTTATTTTCATCCTGTCAGCGATAAAGTGGTGCAAAACTTCAGTAAAAATTTTATTCAAATAAAGCATGACGCGAAATTTGATATTGAAATTCTACTTTTTATTCTAAAAAAATTCGGTCAAAATTTGCCTGAGTGGCTTAATAAAAATTTGGATCAAAATTTTTCCGAATTGTTAGATTTAAATGAGACAAAAATCGACGAAATTTTAGCAGAGCGACAAAATTTTACGCTTATAATCGGTGAAGATTTCGTGTGCTCAAAAAATGCTGAAATTTTGGCTAAACTTACCGGATTTATAGCAAAATTTACGCCTTTTAAAATTTTAATAATTCCGCCTCGCACGAATTCGCTTGGAGTATCTTTAATATGCGAACTCAGCGAAAAAAGTGAGGGCAAAACTTTCGGTTACAATGAAGAAGGTGATTACAGTTTCGGAGTTTTTAAAGATCTTCAGGCGCCGGCTTTAAGCCAACAGGAAGGCACTTTTACAAATTATGATAAACGCGTTGTGCCTACAAATGCAGCCTTGCCGTTTTGCGGTTTTGAACTGAACGATTTTGCAAAATCTCTCGGCTTCGGTAAAAAATTTACGATTGATTTTACGCAGGATTTGGGTAAAAATTTTAAAAATATAAAATTTGACGATTTGGAAAATTGTTATTCAGACAGCGGCGAAAATCAACGTGGATATGAACTTGAAATTTTAAAACAAGATGCTGATTTAAGCGAGTTTGAAATAAAAAATGAAAATGAAAATTTAAAAGATTTTATTTATGCGGCAAATCCTATAAATGAATTTAGTGAATTTAGCGCAATCGCATTTAATGAAAAAGCCAAATTTATAGTCGGCAGCGAATTTTTGCAAATGCATAATATAAAAAAAGATGAAATTTTAACGCTAAAAATAAATGGAATTGAAATTTCTCTTCCGACAGAAGAAAATAATGAGTTTGGCGGAATTTTACTGCCGTATTTTGATTCTAAAATTCCGGCAAATGAAATTTTTACCGATTCAAGATTTTGTGATTTTGAAATTGTAAAAGGCGGCGAAAATGAGTGA
- the nuoH gene encoding NADH-quinone oxidoreductase subunit NuoH → MSDITFFIVETIIKAVVILSVIATLAGLGTYAERKVLAYMQRRVGPWMVGPAGVLQIVADMIKLFTKEDTMPSGANRFIFLIAPIISASCAFVAMSVIPFLPEFEIFGHVVRPILSDVNIGILFLLSVSGTCVYGTLIGGLASYNKWGVIGSARSVLQLISFEIVNGLSLIPVIMMVGSLSLIDIVHEQNNGITSWFLIKQPVCFVLFTIAAFIECNRTPLCLTENETELVAGCGTAYSGMRWGMFFIGEYANMITYSIVISLIFLGGFNSFWFIPGSLMIFLKASFIFFFMLWTRAAWPHLRPDQLMELCWKICMPIALICIFVTAFVII, encoded by the coding sequence ATGAGTGATATTACATTTTTTATTGTTGAAACCATTATAAAAGCGGTTGTAATTTTATCCGTCATCGCTACGCTTGCAGGGCTTGGAACATATGCGGAAAGAAAAGTTTTGGCTTATATGCAACGTCGTGTCGGTCCTTGGATGGTTGGACCTGCCGGAGTGTTACAGATTGTAGCCGATATGATAAAGCTTTTTACAAAAGAAGACACTATGCCTTCAGGCGCGAACAGATTTATTTTTTTAATAGCACCGATAATTTCAGCATCTTGTGCTTTTGTAGCGATGTCTGTGATACCTTTTTTACCTGAGTTTGAAATTTTCGGTCATGTTGTAAGACCGATTTTAAGTGATGTAAATATTGGAATTCTGTTTTTGCTTTCAGTAAGCGGAACTTGCGTATACGGCACTCTGATTGGAGGTCTTGCAAGTTATAACAAATGGGGAGTGATAGGTTCTGCAAGATCGGTTTTACAGCTTATAAGTTTTGAAATTGTAAATGGATTATCGTTAATTCCTGTTATTATGATGGTCGGATCACTTTCTTTAATTGACATCGTGCATGAACAGAATAACGGAATTACAAGCTGGTTTTTGATAAAACAGCCGGTCTGTTTCGTGCTTTTTACAATCGCGGCTTTTATAGAGTGTAATAGAACGCCGCTTTGTTTGACTGAAAATGAAACAGAGCTTGTGGCCGGTTGTGGAACTGCGTATTCAGGAATGCGTTGGGGTATGTTTTTCATCGGCGAATATGCAAATATGATAACTTATTCGATTGTGATTTCGCTTATATTTTTGGGTGGTTTTAATTCGTTTTGGTTTATTCCCGGATCTCTTATGATATTTTTAAAAGCAAGCTTCATATTTTTCTTTATGCTTTGGACACGCGCGGCATGGCCGCATTTAAGACCTGATCAACTTATGGAACTGTGCTGGAAAATTTGTATGCCAATCGCGCTTATTTGTATATTTGTTACAGCGTTTGTGATTATTTAG
- the nuoI gene encoding NADH-quinone oxidoreductase subunit NuoI, which translates to MVKYIKLDERAEVKSSFDRFKQFLHRTFRGELFIGLWVVLREMLKKNNSHTILYPMEKFELSDRYRGIHKLLRLLESGNERCIGCGLCEKICVSNCIRMETTLGDDGRKKVLNYSINFGRCVYCGLCADVCPELAIVHGGDYEFASEQRAFFGFKKDLLTKYDELKNQKEFTGFGSLPENVDDLIKLTPTVYTKKVDENV; encoded by the coding sequence ATGGTAAAATATATAAAACTTGATGAAAGAGCTGAAGTCAAAAGTTCATTTGATAGATTTAAACAATTTTTGCATCGTACTTTTCGCGGTGAGCTTTTTATCGGTCTTTGGGTAGTTTTGCGGGAAATGCTTAAAAAAAACAACTCTCATACAATTTTATATCCTATGGAAAAATTTGAGCTATCAGACAGATATCGCGGAATTCATAAACTTTTAAGGCTTTTAGAAAGCGGAAATGAGCGTTGTATAGGTTGTGGATTATGTGAAAAAATTTGCGTTAGCAACTGCATTAGAATGGAAACGACTCTTGGAGATGACGGACGCAAAAAAGTGTTAAATTATTCCATAAATTTCGGGCGTTGCGTTTATTGCGGACTTTGTGCCGATGTTTGTCCGGAGCTTGCGATTGTTCATGGAGGGGATTATGAATTTGCAAGCGAGCAAAGAGCATTTTTCGGCTTTAAAAAAGATTTACTCACAAAATATGATGAATTAAAAAACCAAAAAGAGTTTACAGGTTTCGGTTCACTTCCTGAAAATGTTGATGATTTAATAAAATTAACGCCTACGGTTTACACAAAAAAGGTTGATGAAAATGTTTGA
- a CDS encoding NADH-quinone oxidoreductase subunit J: MFEIISFYFFSVLSLGLFAVSVFSKNVLYAMSALAGGMIFISGLFFTLGAEFLGVVQIMVYTGAVIVLYGFSMMFFNANKDVKEAKENKIIYSLAVISAFLLVMIFVAPILSDKISAYPIIKELDNIEAIGLVIFTKYLIVFELVAIMLLVAMICGIVLVHKNMDKSLTLEEESK; this comes from the coding sequence ATGTTTGAAATCATAAGTTTTTATTTTTTCAGTGTGCTGTCTTTAGGACTTTTCGCCGTAAGCGTTTTCAGCAAAAATGTGCTTTATGCGATGAGCGCTTTAGCAGGTGGTATGATATTTATTTCAGGACTTTTTTTTACGCTTGGAGCCGAATTTTTAGGCGTAGTGCAAATTATGGTTTATACGGGCGCCGTTATTGTTCTTTACGGTTTTTCAATGATGTTTTTTAATGCAAATAAAGATGTAAAAGAGGCAAAAGAAAACAAAATAATATATTCTCTTGCGGTAATTTCAGCATTTTTGCTTGTTATGATTTTTGTTGCGCCTATTTTGAGCGATAAAATCAGCGCCTATCCTATTATAAAAGAGCTTGACAATATTGAAGCTATCGGTTTGGTGATTTTTACAAAATATTTGATTGTTTTTGAATTAGTGGCGATTATGTTGCTTGTAGCTATGATTTGCGGAATTGTGCTTGTACACAAAAATATGGATAAGTCGCTAACTCTTGAAGAGGAGAGTAAATGA
- the nuoK gene encoding NADH-quinone oxidoreductase subunit NuoK produces the protein MISLNHYLIVAALMFVIGLVGVMKRQNLIMLFFSTEILLNAANVALVAISSFYNDIGGQIFAMFIIAIAASEMAVGLGLLILWYKKRHSIEIDSLSTMRDE, from the coding sequence ATGATAAGTTTAAATCATTATTTAATCGTGGCTGCTCTTATGTTTGTTATTGGACTTGTCGGTGTTATGAAAAGACAAAATTTAATTATGCTTTTCTTTTCTACTGAAATTTTACTAAATGCGGCAAATGTTGCGCTCGTGGCAATTTCGAGCTTTTATAACGATATCGGCGGACAAATTTTTGCGATGTTTATCATCGCAATTGCTGCAAGCGAAATGGCGGTCGGGCTCGGGCTTTTGATTTTATGGTATAAAAAGCGACATTCAATAGAAATTGATAGTTTATCTACGATGAGGGACGAGTAA